Proteins encoded together in one Cyanobium sp. WAJ14-Wanaka window:
- a CDS encoding NAD(+) kinase, whose translation MPRVGLIVNDGKDVAMATADAIEARFTKAGYGVARVSSAGGMVGFANPDQHLRTRGHAGCVPASFDGEMALAVVLGGDGTVLSAARQTAPIGVPILTINTGHLGFLAEAYLNELDQALDQVLSGEWSVEERTMLIVSVMRGDQRRWEVLCLNEMALHREPLTSMCHFEIAIGRHVPVDIAADGVILSTPTGSTAYALSAGGPVISPDCPVLQLTPIAPHSLASRALVFSDSEPVTVFPATPERLMMVVDGSAGCYIWPEDRVLIRRSDQPVRFVRLADHEFFQVLRNKLGWGLPHVAKPGNG comes from the coding sequence GTGCCCCGGGTTGGTCTGATCGTTAATGACGGCAAGGACGTGGCCATGGCCACTGCCGATGCCATTGAGGCCCGCTTCACCAAGGCGGGCTATGGGGTGGCGCGGGTCAGCAGCGCCGGCGGCATGGTCGGTTTCGCCAACCCCGACCAACACCTGCGCACCCGCGGCCATGCCGGATGTGTGCCCGCCAGCTTTGATGGCGAGATGGCCCTGGCGGTGGTGCTTGGGGGTGATGGCACCGTGCTTTCGGCGGCCCGCCAAACCGCACCGATTGGGGTGCCGATCCTGACGATCAACACCGGCCACCTTGGTTTTTTGGCCGAGGCCTATCTCAACGAACTCGACCAGGCCCTCGACCAGGTGCTCAGTGGCGAGTGGAGCGTGGAAGAGCGCACCATGTTGATCGTCAGCGTGATGCGCGGCGACCAAAGGCGCTGGGAGGTGCTCTGCCTCAACGAGATGGCCCTGCACCGCGAGCCCCTCACGAGCATGTGCCATTTCGAAATTGCCATCGGCCGCCACGTGCCCGTGGATATCGCCGCCGATGGCGTGATCCTCTCCACCCCCACCGGTTCCACCGCCTATGCCCTCAGCGCCGGCGGTCCGGTGATCAGTCCCGACTGCCCGGTGCTGCAGCTAACGCCAATTGCACCCCACTCGCTGGCCTCTCGGGCCCTGGTCTTTAGCGACAGCGAACCGGTGACGGTTTTTCCGGCCACTCCGGAGCGGCTGATGATGGTGGTGGATGGCAGCGCCGGTTGTTACATCTGGCCAGAAGATCGGGTGCTGATCCGCCGCAGTGACCAGCCGGTGCGCTTCGTGCGGCTGGCCGACCACGAGTTTTTCCAGGTGTTGCGCAACAAATTGGGCTGGGGCCTGCCCCATGTGGCCAAACCCGGCAATGGCTGA
- a CDS encoding winged helix family transcriptional regulator, translated as MAEALILLLGQEASCLAPRLEASGYLTCEHPPGGHPELTIAPDAVLISAAEAGQIPWLRQQLGRVPLLLDVEQDTIEARSLCLSTGADDFWLSCLGPSDLLMRLRLHLNLSQQVSIPIQLLQVGDLVVNPSARQVKLASRTVNLTAREYQLLLLLLERKGTVVSREQILRLIWADQQGASSNVIEVYVRYLRQKLEGGGERRLIHTVRGQGYCLSERLPHLEPTDAP; from the coding sequence ATGGCTGAGGCCCTGATCCTGCTGCTGGGCCAGGAGGCCAGCTGCCTTGCCCCGAGGCTGGAAGCCTCGGGCTATCTCACCTGCGAGCACCCCCCAGGCGGCCATCCAGAGCTAACCATTGCTCCAGATGCGGTGCTGATCTCCGCCGCTGAAGCAGGCCAGATCCCCTGGCTGCGCCAGCAATTGGGCAGGGTGCCCCTGCTGCTGGATGTGGAGCAAGACACCATCGAAGCCCGCTCCCTTTGCCTCAGCACCGGCGCCGACGACTTTTGGCTTTCCTGCCTGGGGCCCAGCGACCTACTGATGCGCCTGCGGCTCCACCTCAACTTGAGCCAGCAAGTGAGCATTCCGATCCAGTTGCTGCAGGTGGGGGATCTGGTGGTGAACCCCAGCGCCCGCCAGGTAAAACTCGCCAGCCGCACGGTCAATCTCACCGCCCGCGAATACCAGTTGCTTCTGCTGCTGCTGGAGCGCAAGGGCACCGTGGTGAGCCGCGAGCAAATCCTGCGCCTGATTTGGGCAGACCAGCAGGGCGCCTCCAGCAACGTGATTGAGGTCTATGTGCGCTACCTGCGCCAAAAACTGGAAGGCGGCGGCGAGCGTCGCCTGATCCACACTGTGCGGGGCCAGGGCTACTGCCTCAGCGAGCGCCTGCCCCACCTGGAGCCAACCGATGCCCCCTAG
- a CDS encoding DUF192 domain-containing protein, with protein MPPSAKKLIRAALALAPILAGASWAAPPQYLPVEAQWCLAKGPCIQLEVPNTPQQYAWGLQLRPPLSPLRGMWFRFEPAGVQRFWMHRTPEPLDMLFVRNGQVLAIEAKVPPCMHLPCRSYGPDLPVDGVIELAAGRSQQLGIGIGSPVTIKPVPPATRTRD; from the coding sequence ATGCCCCCTAGCGCCAAAAAACTAATCAGGGCAGCCCTTGCCTTAGCGCCAATTTTGGCAGGGGCCAGCTGGGCTGCTCCGCCCCAATATTTGCCGGTGGAGGCCCAGTGGTGCCTGGCCAAGGGCCCCTGCATCCAGCTCGAAGTGCCCAACACTCCGCAGCAATATGCCTGGGGCCTGCAGCTGCGTCCGCCCCTTTCGCCCCTGCGGGGCATGTGGTTTCGCTTTGAACCGGCCGGCGTCCAGCGCTTCTGGATGCACCGCACCCCCGAACCCCTCGACATGTTGTTTGTGAGAAACGGCCAGGTGCTGGCGATCGAAGCCAAGGTGCCGCCCTGCATGCACCTGCCATGCCGCAGCTATGGCCCCGACCTACCCGTGGATGGGGTGATTGAACTGGCAGCCGGCCGCAGCCAGCAGCTGGGGATTGGCATCGGCAGCCCCGTCACGATTAAGCCCGTTCCCCCCGCAACACGAACACGGGATTGA
- the cbiE gene encoding precorrin-6y C5,15-methyltransferase (decarboxylating) subunit CbiE: protein MTITDSAGCIDVVGCDASGLASLNPELRSLVERAQLVAAPSRLLAQAELAGGPGAAWISSDQPQPLIAALQQALAAGRAAVVLASGDPLWFGIGRVLLQAFGADQLRFHPAPSSLQLAFARIGRPWQDASWVSLHGRDPEPLALALQGRPPALAVLTDPGRGGAQAVRQILRASGLEAAYGFWLCERLGHPQERVQRLSAAAPLPQQIDPLHLVLLIAEAPAAIEPAALPLFGLDDGLWLQLPDRPGLMTKREVRIQLLADLALPAQGVLWDIGAGVGSIGLEALRLRPELQLWALESRGGSAGLIAANAGRLGVEPAGIREARAPDGLADLPDPDRVVIGGGGEGRSAILLAVLERLRPKGVVVIPLATVEALGELRSVMDGAGMEVKVAQHQAWRGAPLAGGTRLAPLNPVFVLRGERA, encoded by the coding sequence TTGACGATCACCGATTCCGCCGGCTGCATCGACGTGGTGGGTTGCGATGCCTCGGGCTTGGCCAGCCTCAATCCAGAGCTGCGCAGCCTGGTGGAGAGGGCCCAGCTGGTGGCGGCCCCCAGCCGCCTGCTGGCCCAGGCCGAACTGGCCGGTGGCCCTGGGGCTGCCTGGATCAGCAGCGACCAACCCCAGCCGTTGATTGCGGCCCTGCAGCAGGCCCTGGCGGCGGGCCGGGCGGCGGTGGTGCTCGCCAGCGGCGATCCGCTTTGGTTTGGCATTGGTCGGGTGCTGCTGCAGGCCTTTGGGGCGGACCAGCTGCGCTTCCATCCAGCCCCCAGCTCCCTGCAGCTGGCCTTTGCCCGCATCGGCCGCCCCTGGCAGGACGCCAGCTGGGTGAGCCTCCATGGCCGCGATCCCGAACCCCTGGCCCTGGCTTTGCAAGGTCGGCCGCCGGCCCTGGCGGTGCTCACCGACCCGGGCCGCGGCGGCGCCCAGGCGGTGCGCCAGATCCTGCGGGCTTCTGGCCTGGAGGCCGCCTATGGCTTCTGGCTATGCGAGCGCCTCGGCCATCCCCAGGAGCGGGTGCAGCGCCTTAGTGCTGCAGCACCGCTGCCCCAGCAGATCGACCCCCTGCACCTGGTGCTGTTGATCGCTGAAGCTCCAGCGGCCATCGAGCCGGCAGCTCTGCCCCTGTTTGGCCTCGACGACGGCCTCTGGCTGCAGCTGCCGGATCGGCCCGGGCTAATGACCAAACGGGAGGTGCGTATCCAGTTGTTGGCGGATCTGGCCCTGCCCGCCCAGGGGGTGCTCTGGGACATCGGGGCGGGGGTGGGCAGTATTGGCCTGGAGGCCCTGCGGCTGAGGCCGGAGCTGCAGCTTTGGGCCCTTGAATCCCGCGGCGGCTCCGCTGGCCTGATCGCTGCCAATGCCGGACGGCTGGGCGTCGAACCCGCCGGGATTAGGGAAGCCCGGGCGCCCGATGGCCTGGCGGACCTGCCGGATCCCGATCGGGTGGTGATCGGCGGCGGCGGAGAGGGGCGCTCGGCGATCCTGCTGGCGGTGCTGGAGCGCCTGCGGCCCAAGGGGGTGGTGGTGATTCCCCTGGCCACGGTGGAGGCCCTGGGCGAGCTGCGCTCCGTAATGGACGGGGCCGGGATGGAAGTGAAGGTGGCCCAACACCAGGCCTGGCGCGGGGCCCCCCTGGCCGGCGGCACGCGCTTGGCACCCCTCAATCCCGTGTTCGTGTTGCGGGGGGAACGGGCTTAA
- a CDS encoding GH116 family glycosyl hydrolase yields the protein MARFGLSALKSLLRGIGSRRAYFLRPGASSWKAPAASWQRPIGLGWEQPYTVRYASNLDDGPSHGMPLGGFGAGCIGRAPDGNFNLWHLDGGEHWFGVIPDCQFALFESNGRSSRAHALAVKPDQDASRPESGEPLAAWQWYPASKPEQSTGTYAARYPLSSTNYTGVFDAEVSCEAFSPILPGDYQRTSYPVAVFVWRLKNPTNKPLDLSLLLSWRNISGWFTNTDPSAAVEFRDDGSPEHNYAPAIGSTQGQRQQLVDQADLQGILLEAGRSSPIAEGQGQWCIATSPQAGVEIQRCSRWDPSGDGSEIWGPFSQDGSIPQGNDTRVSGAADPASAAMALRCQLAPGQSMEIPVVISWDLPVTAFATGTRALRRYTDFFGGKAGATEGATEGTNAAAIAAEALRDWPSWHSQIEAWQKPVLERTDLPETLRMALFNELYDLASGGSLWTASSPLDPVGQFGVLECLDYSWYESLDVRLYGSFALLQLWPELDKAVLRSFARAIPAADATPRPIGWYFTQGKGRVEAARKVAGATPHDLGAPNELPFEATNYTAYQDCNLWKDLASDFVLQVWRTFCLAPNGNDLRFLADCWPACVQALRYLKRFDVNNDGLPDNGGAPDQTFDDWPLKGVSAYCGALWIAALEAALAMAQRLQLESGLDTSSEQREFGDWLGQSRRNFDALLWNGEYYRIDAESGTPVVMADQLCGDFYARLLGLPAVVADERASSSLQAVKEACFLGFQGGQLGVANGLRRDGTPLDPNGTHPLEVWTGINFGLAAYYRLMGDGKTAEAICLAVVNQVYAGGLQFRTPEAITAVNTFRACHYLRAMAIWALWATHTNWQPIPGAERPAIASERA from the coding sequence ATGGCGCGCTTCGGCCTTTCCGCCCTCAAATCGCTTTTGCGGGGTATTGGCTCCCGGCGAGCTTACTTCCTGCGACCTGGCGCCAGCAGCTGGAAAGCCCCTGCCGCCAGTTGGCAGCGCCCCATCGGCCTGGGCTGGGAGCAGCCCTACACGGTGCGCTACGCCAGCAACCTCGACGACGGCCCCAGCCATGGCATGCCCCTCGGCGGCTTTGGGGCTGGCTGCATCGGCAGGGCGCCCGATGGCAACTTCAACCTCTGGCACCTCGATGGCGGTGAGCACTGGTTTGGGGTGATCCCCGATTGCCAGTTCGCCCTATTCGAGAGCAATGGCCGCAGCAGCCGGGCCCATGCCCTGGCGGTCAAGCCGGATCAAGATGCCAGCCGGCCGGAAAGCGGCGAGCCCCTGGCCGCCTGGCAGTGGTATCCCGCCAGTAAGCCTGAACAATCCACGGGCACCTATGCGGCCCGCTACCCACTCAGCAGCACCAACTACACGGGGGTCTTTGACGCCGAAGTGAGCTGCGAGGCCTTCAGTCCAATCCTGCCCGGCGATTACCAGCGCACCAGCTACCCGGTCGCCGTGTTCGTTTGGCGGCTGAAGAACCCCACCAACAAGCCCCTTGATCTCTCCTTACTGCTGAGTTGGCGCAACATTTCAGGCTGGTTCACCAATACCGACCCGAGCGCGGCGGTCGAGTTCCGCGACGACGGCAGCCCTGAGCACAACTACGCCCCGGCGATTGGCAGCACCCAGGGCCAACGCCAGCAGCTGGTGGACCAGGCCGATCTCCAGGGAATTTTGCTCGAAGCTGGGCGCTCCAGCCCGATCGCCGAGGGCCAGGGGCAGTGGTGCATCGCCACCAGCCCCCAGGCCGGGGTGGAAATTCAACGCTGCAGCCGCTGGGACCCCAGCGGTGATGGCAGTGAGATCTGGGGACCATTCTCCCAGGACGGCTCCATCCCCCAGGGCAACGACACCCGGGTGAGTGGGGCCGCCGATCCGGCCAGTGCCGCCATGGCGCTGCGCTGCCAACTCGCCCCTGGCCAGAGCATGGAAATTCCAGTGGTGATCAGCTGGGACCTACCGGTCACTGCCTTTGCCACCGGCACCCGAGCCCTGCGGCGCTACACCGACTTTTTTGGCGGCAAGGCCGGCGCCACGGAAGGCGCTACTGAAGGCACCAATGCCGCTGCGATCGCCGCCGAGGCCCTGCGGGATTGGCCCAGCTGGCACAGCCAAATTGAGGCCTGGCAAAAGCCGGTGCTGGAACGCACGGATCTGCCCGAAACCCTGCGGATGGCGCTCTTCAATGAGCTCTACGACCTCGCCAGTGGCGGCAGCCTCTGGACCGCCTCCAGCCCCCTCGACCCGGTGGGTCAATTCGGGGTGCTCGAGTGCCTGGACTACTCCTGGTACGAGAGCTTGGATGTGCGGCTCTACGGCTCCTTCGCCCTGCTGCAGCTCTGGCCCGAGCTCGACAAGGCCGTGCTGCGCAGCTTTGCCCGGGCCATTCCCGCCGCCGATGCCACCCCCAGGCCCATTGGCTGGTATTTCACCCAGGGCAAGGGGCGGGTCGAGGCCGCCCGCAAGGTCGCAGGTGCCACACCCCACGATTTAGGGGCCCCCAACGAGCTGCCGTTTGAGGCCACCAACTACACCGCCTACCAGGATTGCAACCTCTGGAAAGACCTGGCCAGCGACTTCGTGCTGCAGGTTTGGCGCACCTTCTGCCTGGCCCCCAACGGCAATGATCTGCGCTTTTTGGCCGATTGCTGGCCCGCCTGCGTGCAGGCCCTGCGCTATCTCAAGCGCTTTGATGTCAACAACGACGGCCTGCCCGACAACGGCGGCGCCCCCGACCAAACCTTCGATGACTGGCCCCTCAAAGGGGTCAGTGCCTACTGCGGCGCCCTCTGGATCGCGGCCCTGGAAGCGGCCCTAGCCATGGCCCAAAGGTTGCAACTCGAGAGCGGGCTCGACACCTCCTCCGAACAGCGGGAATTTGGAGATTGGCTGGGCCAGTCGCGCCGCAATTTCGATGCCCTGCTCTGGAATGGCGAGTACTACCGGATAGATGCCGAGAGCGGCACCCCCGTGGTGATGGCCGACCAACTCTGCGGCGACTTCTACGCCAGGCTGCTGGGCCTGCCGGCGGTGGTGGCCGACGAGCGCGCCAGCTCCTCGCTCCAGGCGGTCAAGGAGGCCTGCTTCCTCGGCTTCCAAGGCGGCCAGCTGGGGGTCGCCAATGGCCTGCGCCGCGATGGCACCCCCCTCGATCCCAACGGCACCCACCCCCTGGAGGTATGGACAGGCATCAACTTCGGCTTGGCCGCCTATTACAGGCTGATGGGCGATGGCAAAACCGCTGAGGCGATCTGCTTGGCTGTGGTCAACCAGGTGTATGCCGGTGGCCTGCAATTCCGCACCCCAGAGGCGATTACGGCGGTGAACACCTTCCGGGCTTGCCATTACCTGCGGGCGATGGCGATCTGGGCCCTGTGGGCCACCCACACCAATTGGCAGCCCATTCCCGGCGCCGAGCGGCCGGCAATTGCCAGCGAAAGGGCATGA
- a CDS encoding DUF3122 domain-containing protein: MNRFQRLLQKGLQALLASLLLALLLLAPPAALFLLAPPAAQAQLHSDNNSPPVMRSIESLRDLDYQSWQLVAYREGPPGGPLILRIVGYPGKVRLDHPTALRVKSGRQHWDLEDVTLANPQLLGDGRAAAAEFDLAPLLADLKQDRPLRLALNGVFVELPVPPFVVEEWRSLAKAKA, encoded by the coding sequence ATGAACCGGTTTCAAAGGCTGCTTCAAAAGGGGCTCCAGGCCCTGCTGGCCAGCCTGCTTTTGGCCCTATTGCTTTTGGCGCCCCCGGCGGCCCTATTTCTATTGGCGCCCCCGGCGGCCCAGGCCCAGCTCCACAGCGACAACAATTCCCCCCCGGTGATGCGCAGCATCGAGAGCCTGCGCGACCTCGACTACCAGAGCTGGCAGCTGGTGGCCTACAGGGAAGGGCCCCCAGGCGGCCCCCTGATCCTGCGGATCGTGGGCTATCCCGGCAAGGTGCGGCTCGATCACCCCACGGCCCTACGGGTAAAAAGTGGGCGCCAGCACTGGGATTTAGAGGATGTCACCCTGGCCAATCCCCAGCTGCTGGGGGATGGTCGAGCCGCCGCCGCGGAATTTGATTTGGCGCCCCTCCTGGCCGACCTGAAGCAAGATCGCCCGCTGCGCCTGGCCCTAAACGGGGTGTTCGTGGAACTGCCGGTGCCGCCCTTTGTGGTGGAGGAATGGCGCAGCTTGGCCAAGGCCAAGGCATGA
- the ribD gene encoding bifunctional diaminohydroxyphosphoribosylaminopyrimidine deaminase/5-amino-6-(5-phosphoribosylamino)uracil reductase RibD, with protein MSAWLPLMERALQLAALGAGRTSPNPMVGALVLDGAGQLVGEGFHAKAGEPHAEVGALAQAGDRARGGTLVVTLEPCCHQGRTPPCSAAVIAAGLRRVVIAMADPNPKVAGGGIAELQQAGLEVIVGIGEAQALQLNRAFCHRLAHGRPLAILKWAMSVDGRTALSNGASQWISGPQARAWVHQLRAQCDAVIVGGGTLRADNPLLTSRGRRSPEPLRVVLSRSLELPAEAQLWQTDLAPTLVVHGPEATPARRQAIDQLAQKPGSERLERLELANCGPLALLEALAGRGCNQVLWECGPGLATAAVAAGCVQELAAVIAPKLLGGLPAQTPLGELGHTAMDQLVGWGSQPPQSLGPDLLWQLKLE; from the coding sequence ATGAGCGCCTGGCTGCCCTTGATGGAGCGGGCCCTGCAACTGGCCGCCCTGGGCGCCGGCCGCACCAGCCCCAACCCCATGGTGGGAGCCCTGGTGCTCGATGGCGCCGGCCAACTGGTGGGCGAAGGCTTCCACGCCAAAGCCGGTGAACCCCATGCCGAGGTGGGGGCCTTGGCCCAGGCGGGCGATCGGGCCCGGGGCGGCACCCTGGTGGTAACCCTCGAGCCCTGCTGCCACCAGGGGCGCACCCCCCCCTGCAGCGCGGCCGTAATCGCAGCCGGACTGCGGCGGGTAGTTATCGCAATGGCCGACCCCAACCCCAAGGTGGCTGGTGGCGGCATTGCCGAACTGCAGCAGGCCGGCCTGGAGGTGATCGTGGGGATCGGCGAAGCCCAGGCCCTCCAACTAAATCGGGCCTTCTGCCATCGCCTCGCCCATGGCCGGCCCCTGGCGATCCTGAAGTGGGCGATGAGTGTGGATGGCCGCACGGCCCTCAGCAATGGCGCCAGCCAATGGATCAGCGGCCCCCAGGCCCGCGCCTGGGTCCACCAGCTGCGGGCCCAATGCGATGCGGTGATCGTCGGCGGTGGCACCTTGCGCGCCGACAACCCCCTGCTCACCTCCCGCGGCAGGCGCAGCCCCGAGCCCCTGCGGGTGGTACTGAGCCGCAGCCTCGAACTGCCGGCCGAGGCCCAGCTTTGGCAAACGGACCTGGCCCCAACCCTGGTGGTCCATGGACCCGAGGCGACCCCGGCTAGGCGGCAAGCCATTGACCAGCTGGCCCAAAAGCCCGGCTCAGAACGGCTGGAGCGCCTCGAACTGGCCAACTGCGGCCCCCTGGCCCTGCTGGAGGCCCTGGCGGGGCGGGGCTGCAACCAGGTGTTGTGGGAATGCGGCCCTGGCCTGGCAACGGCCGCCGTGGCGGCGGGCTGCGTCCAGGAGCTGGCGGCGGTGATCGCCCCCAAGTTGCTGGGGGGTCTGCCAGCCCAAACCCCCCTGGGGGAGTTGGGCCATACCGCCATGGATCAGCTGGTGGGCTGGGGCAGCCAACCGCCCCAAAGCCTCGGGCCAGACCTGCTTTGGCAGCTCAAGCTTGAATGA
- a CDS encoding Nif11-like leader peptide family RiPP precursor, which produces MSLAQLDAFLAQARSCQKLQQSLAEPLELEAFLALARGAGYPLDEADVIAAQQRQESSLSDGELQARAGVEARKLRNFIQA; this is translated from the coding sequence ATGAGCCTTGCGCAATTGGATGCCTTTTTGGCCCAAGCCCGCAGCTGCCAGAAGCTGCAACAAAGCCTGGCCGAACCCCTGGAATTGGAAGCCTTCTTGGCCCTGGCCCGCGGGGCGGGTTATCCCCTTGATGAGGCTGATGTAATCGCCGCGCAGCAGCGCCAGGAATCCAGCCTCAGCGATGGCGAGCTGCAGGCCCGGGCCGGGGTGGAAGCCCGCAAGCTGCGCAATTTCATTCAAGCTTGA